In Carassius gibelio isolate Cgi1373 ecotype wild population from Czech Republic chromosome B19, carGib1.2-hapl.c, whole genome shotgun sequence, one DNA window encodes the following:
- the LOC127979081 gene encoding chromobox protein homolog 3 → MGKKQGSKSKKDVQEVEEFVVEKVIDQRLVNGKVEFFLKWKGFTDADNTWEPEENLDCPELISAFLESQKGVVEKPEAEKRKSSTDEPETDESKAKRKKEMSDKPRGFARNLEPERIIGATDSSGELMFLMKWKDSDEADLVPAKEANTRCPQIVIAFYEERLTWHSCPEDEQQ, encoded by the exons ATGGGTAAGAAGCAGGGAAGCAAATCAAAGAAGGACGTTCAGGAGGTGGAGGAGTTTGTGGTGGAGAAGGTGATTGACCAGCGATTGGTCAATGGGAAAGTTGAGTTCTTCCTCAAGTGGAAAGGATTCACAGA TGCTGACAACACTTGGGAGCCCGAAGAGAATTTGGACTGCCCTGAACTAATTTCTGcattcctggagtctcagaaagGAGTGGTGGAGAAACCAGaagctgaaaaaagaaaatcctcCACTGATGAGCCAGAAACTGATGAGAGCAAGGCAAAGAGAAAGAAGGAAATG TCTGACAAGCCAAGAGGGTTTGCAAGAAACCTTGAGCCAGAGAGGATCATTGGGGCAACTGATAGCAGTGGAGAGCTCATGTTCCTCATGAAGTG GAAGGACTCTGATGAGGCGGACCTGGTTCCTGCGAAAGAGGCCAACACCCGTTGCCCACAGATAGTCATTGCCTTTTATGAGGAAAGACTAACTTGGCATTCCTGTCCTGAGGATGAGCAACAGTAG